A window of Akkermansia muciniphila contains these coding sequences:
- a CDS encoding NACHT domain-containing protein, whose amino-acid sequence MEQEKEITQLIKGILGEKLTTGVGKTLDKMIEHVKFILSDTIYNYLLNEYEKNSKTKTLIHRSEPVDFYEIYQPLFIKPCSYLYQKSSFRDKESTRYIEKLFEKIDKLIIVGQAGCGKSTILKHLFMDSIVSKYKIPLKIELRYINNYDANGKNIIMTYIKNEIFKSENISKNDEIIEKLLKKGIFVMFFDGYDEISSMKKDIITKEIDDISKKYKLNSYIITSRPFTEIEGLSKFKVYEVCKLDDKDIDEFIKKQISEKELVDKIIESVHNDENKSYKSFLSNPLLLSMYILTFQSYSNIPEKRSEFYRQVFEALYSYHDSISKMAYVREKQSGLGKDEFIYILKIFSFVSYFEEKFSFTQTELEDKLNSIKGKFKGIIFENDKVINDLTIAINVLTKDGVEYTFPHRSLQEYFCALYMTQLSESLKNKCYGRLLKSISGRGIVRSREIGNICVLLLEMDRIALFDYCLIPFLENIKSKIIDINNMSLLDINDMFFDTKLFYGSFSQAFSTDKISRIYEKCCRYVNDKEIKGRYFKSKKEQEKVIEEVASKYLISFFKKFLTDIESDILKLKNEIISQRDGDSFFIETIE is encoded by the coding sequence ATGGAACAAGAGAAAGAAATTACACAACTCATAAAAGGCATCTTAGGAGAAAAACTCACCACAGGGGTGGGAAAAACATTAGATAAGATGATTGAACACGTAAAATTTATTTTATCAGATACTATATATAATTATTTGTTAAATGAATATGAAAAAAATAGCAAAACAAAGACATTAATACATAGATCCGAACCTGTTGATTTTTATGAAATATATCAGCCATTATTCATAAAACCATGTTCGTATTTATATCAAAAATCTTCTTTTCGTGATAAGGAATCAACTCGTTATATTGAAAAATTATTTGAGAAAATAGATAAATTAATAATAGTAGGGCAGGCCGGCTGTGGGAAAAGCACCATTTTAAAGCATTTATTTATGGATTCAATAGTATCAAAATATAAGATTCCATTAAAAATAGAATTGAGATATATCAATAATTATGATGCAAATGGTAAAAATATTATAATGACATATATTAAAAATGAAATATTTAAATCAGAGAATATTTCAAAAAATGATGAAATAATAGAAAAGTTATTGAAAAAAGGTATTTTCGTAATGTTTTTTGATGGATATGACGAAATATCGTCAATGAAAAAAGATATAATTACGAAAGAGATAGATGATATATCTAAAAAATATAAACTAAATTCTTATATCATAACATCTAGACCGTTTACTGAAATTGAAGGATTATCCAAATTTAAAGTTTATGAAGTTTGCAAATTAGATGATAAAGATATTGACGAATTTATAAAGAAACAAATTAGTGAAAAAGAATTGGTTGATAAAATAATTGAATCCGTACATAATGATGAAAATAAATCATATAAATCATTTTTAAGCAATCCATTGCTACTTTCAATGTATATTTTAACTTTTCAATCTTATTCAAATATACCAGAGAAAAGGAGTGAGTTTTATAGACAAGTATTTGAAGCTTTGTATTCCTACCATGATAGCATTTCTAAAATGGCATACGTTAGAGAAAAACAAAGTGGCTTAGGAAAAGATGAATTTATCTATATTTTGAAAATTTTTTCATTTGTATCTTATTTTGAAGAAAAATTCTCGTTTACACAAACAGAATTAGAAGATAAGCTAAACTCAATAAAGGGAAAATTTAAAGGAATAATTTTTGAAAATGATAAAGTAATAAATGACTTAACAATTGCCATCAATGTTTTAACAAAAGATGGAGTAGAATATACATTTCCCCATAGGTCACTTCAAGAATATTTTTGTGCGCTCTATATGACACAATTATCTGAATCATTAAAGAATAAATGTTATGGTAGATTATTAAAGTCGATTTCTGGGAGAGGGATTGTTAGATCAAGAGAAATAGGAAATATATGTGTACTTCTCTTAGAAATGGATAGAATTGCTCTTTTTGATTATTGTTTAATTCCGTTTTTGGAAAATATTAAATCTAAAATTATTGATATTAATAACATGTCATTATTGGATATTAATGATATGTTTTTTGATACAAAATTATTTTATGGATCTTTTTCTCAGGCATTTTCGACAGACAAAATATCTAGAATATATGAAAAGTGTTGTAGATATGTAAATGATAAAGAAATTAAAGGTAGATATTTTAAATCTAAGAAGGAGCAAGAAAAGGTGATTGAAGAAGTTGCTAGTAAATACTTAATCAGTTTTTTCAAAAAGTTTTTGACTGATATAGAATCAGATATTTTAAAATTAAAAAATGAGATAATAAGCCAAAGAGATGGAGATAGTTTTTTTATAGAAACGATTGAATAA
- a CDS encoding MBL fold metallo-hydrolase: MDRIRVYTGGVASCNGYLFKTKDNTYVAVDAPSGFADWIYSKKPDIIITDLLITHQHFDHVEDACRMRQIFGCRIHAGQPYSEDLTLEKMARDAWGLPLNVQPFVVDEVLTQNIHTADWGGLLWHLHQVPGHSPDSIVYDLPDEGIMFAGDVIFAGSIGRTDLPGGNLRLLKQGIETKVLNQPATTRIFPGHGPYTTVKNELLTNPFIS; this comes from the coding sequence ATGGATCGGATTCGCGTTTATACGGGTGGAGTAGCTTCCTGTAATGGTTATCTCTTCAAGACGAAGGATAACACTTACGTGGCGGTGGACGCTCCGTCCGGCTTCGCGGACTGGATATACTCCAAGAAACCCGATATCATCATTACGGATCTGCTCATCACCCACCAGCACTTTGACCATGTGGAGGACGCCTGCCGCATGCGCCAGATCTTCGGCTGCCGCATTCATGCCGGCCAGCCTTACAGTGAAGACCTGACGCTGGAAAAAATGGCGCGGGACGCCTGGGGGCTCCCCCTCAACGTCCAGCCGTTTGTAGTGGATGAAGTGCTTACGCAGAACATTCACACGGCGGACTGGGGCGGCTTGCTATGGCATCTGCACCAGGTGCCGGGGCACTCTCCGGACAGCATCGTTTACGACCTCCCGGATGAAGGAATCATGTTCGCGGGGGACGTCATCTTTGCCGGTTCCATCGGGCGTACGGACCTTCCGGGCGGAAACCTGCGGCTGCTGAAGCAGGGCATTGAAACGAAAGTGCTCAACCAGCCCGCCACCACCAGGATTTTCCCGGGGCACGGACCATACACCACCGTGAAGAATGAACTGCTGACCAATCCGTTCATCTCCTGA
- the ruvC gene encoding crossover junction endodeoxyribonuclease RuvC, translating to MRILAIDPAIRNTGYAVVEGDHRRACALDYGTLSIPRSVSQSGCLLAIKQHLGNLIDKWEPDEMAVERIIYVQSHQTAITMGAAKAAVVIAAAEAGLRIMEYSPKSVKLSVVGRGAAQKAQVAFMVRALLELRETPESDAADALAIGLTHLFAADPLKAHMMERKYI from the coding sequence ATGCGCATCCTTGCCATAGACCCGGCCATCCGCAACACGGGCTATGCCGTGGTGGAGGGCGACCACCGCCGGGCGTGTGCGCTGGACTACGGCACGCTCTCCATTCCGCGCAGCGTGTCCCAATCCGGCTGCCTGCTTGCCATCAAGCAGCACCTGGGCAACCTCATTGATAAATGGGAGCCGGATGAAATGGCGGTGGAACGCATCATCTACGTCCAATCCCACCAGACGGCCATCACGATGGGGGCGGCCAAGGCGGCGGTGGTCATCGCCGCGGCGGAAGCCGGGCTGCGGATCATGGAATACTCTCCCAAAAGCGTGAAACTCTCCGTCGTGGGGCGGGGGGCCGCTCAAAAAGCGCAGGTCGCCTTCATGGTGCGCGCTCTGCTGGAACTTCGAGAAACGCCGGAATCCGATGCCGCGGACGCCCTGGCGATCGGCCTCACCCACCTCTTCGCCGCGGATCCTTTGAAGGCCCACATGATGGAGAGGAAATACATTTAA
- a CDS encoding DEAD/DEAH box helicase codes for MLFSELGLSEPVLKAVEKCGYEHPTPIQEQAIPLILEGRDLIGASQTGTGKTAAFALPLLTKLKPMGQPQILVLEPTRELADQVAEAFAEYGEFTGLKVALLYGGVGYGKQTEDLKNGADIVVATPGRLVDHFYRGTMRFGEVKALVLDEVDRMLDMGFLPIVRKIINLCPWEGRQTLFFSATMPPVIAGFAKWCLTDPAEVAIARREVAATINHAIYPVALDQRDELLLGLLKGTDFHSVMIFTRTRKEADSVCGMLKTNGYRGEVAVMHSDIPQKERMEALKGFKGGKYDILVATDVAARGIDISGVTHVINYRVPENAEDYVHRIGRTGRAEATGDAFTIMTADEVDFATAVENFIGKPIERKKLDGFDYTYTALLEDKPVKSVRKSKPVGPKRRRR; via the coding sequence ATGTTATTTTCAGAATTAGGTTTATCGGAACCCGTCTTGAAGGCGGTGGAGAAATGCGGTTATGAACATCCCACCCCCATTCAGGAGCAGGCCATTCCCCTCATTCTGGAAGGCCGGGACCTCATTGGGGCCTCCCAGACGGGGACGGGAAAAACCGCCGCCTTTGCGCTCCCCCTGCTGACCAAGCTGAAGCCCATGGGGCAGCCCCAGATTCTGGTGCTGGAACCTACCCGCGAACTGGCGGACCAGGTGGCGGAAGCCTTTGCGGAATACGGTGAATTCACCGGGCTGAAAGTGGCCTTGCTGTATGGCGGCGTGGGTTACGGGAAGCAGACGGAAGACCTGAAAAACGGGGCGGACATCGTGGTGGCTACACCCGGACGCCTGGTGGACCACTTCTACCGCGGCACCATGCGCTTCGGAGAAGTCAAGGCCCTGGTGCTGGATGAAGTGGACCGCATGCTGGACATGGGCTTCCTCCCTATTGTCCGTAAAATCATCAACCTCTGCCCGTGGGAAGGCAGGCAGACCCTCTTCTTCTCCGCCACCATGCCTCCGGTCATCGCCGGATTTGCCAAATGGTGCCTCACGGACCCGGCTGAAGTGGCCATCGCACGCCGCGAAGTGGCCGCCACCATCAACCACGCCATCTATCCGGTGGCCCTGGACCAGCGGGACGAACTGCTGCTGGGCCTCCTCAAGGGAACGGACTTCCATTCCGTCATGATCTTCACCCGCACCCGCAAGGAAGCGGACTCCGTATGCGGCATGCTGAAAACCAACGGCTACCGCGGAGAAGTGGCTGTCATGCACTCCGACATTCCCCAGAAGGAACGCATGGAAGCCCTCAAAGGCTTCAAGGGCGGCAAATATGACATCCTGGTGGCTACGGACGTCGCGGCGCGCGGCATTGACATCAGCGGCGTGACCCACGTCATCAACTACCGCGTTCCGGAAAATGCGGAAGACTACGTGCACCGCATCGGCCGTACCGGCCGTGCCGAAGCTACGGGTGACGCCTTCACCATCATGACGGCGGATGAAGTGGACTTTGCCACGGCTGTGGAAAACTTCATCGGGAAACCCATTGAACGCAAAAAGCTGGACGGCTTTGACTACACGTACACCGCCCTGCTGGAAGACAAGCCCGTTAAATCCGTCCGCAAGTCCAAACCCGTCGGACCCAAGCGCCGCAGGCGCTAA